Genomic segment of Saprospira sp. CCB-QB6:
TTTTGCTGATCCGCCAACAAACTTGCCTGCTGTTTGAGCTGCTCTTGCATAGCGGCCTTATCCGCGGCTTGCTGCGCCTCACTCTCCGCCTGAGCCTGACGTAGACTGTCCAAGCCCTTTTGCTGCTGATCCATTCGCTCCATCATGTCCAACTCGCGAGATTTCATTTTTTCAATTTCGCTTTCGAGTTTTTCGTTTTTCTGTTTCCGCTCCTTGAAGCGATAAGCCAACATAAATTCATGTTGGTTGCCTAAGGCATTGTTCAAATTGCCATCGGCCCCCATCTCAAAACTATAGGCAAAAAACATCTGCTTTTGAACATTGACGCCCAGCGTGGCAATTATAGCCGAGGTAGCGGTCTCATTATTGCTCGAACGATAGGCAAAACCGCCCCAAAGCAACTGTTTCCAACCAAAAAGCAGATTTCCCTCCAACTGAACAGGCAAACCGGGCACAATTCGCGTCATGACTACAGGGCGAACAAAAAACTTTTTCTCCTCTCCCAAAGCAAATTCATAACCCGCGGAGGCCATAAAATGACGCGTATTGACATAACGCACCTCCTTTTCTAAAGCATCCAAAAAGCGAATTTGATTGTTGAGCCCCTGCAACATAGAAAGGCCAACATTCAGCTTTTTCCAACGGTAATTTAGGCCCATATTAAAGTCAAAGGCCGTTCCCTGCGCCTGATCTCCCAATATTTCAGGATCGTTTTCATTCTCTACATCGGCCGATTGAAAATCAAAGCGCTGATTGACCAAACCCACCGACAAACCCGCCGATAATCCATGACTAGCATCCTCCGAAAAAGGAATGTGATAGGCATAAGAGGCCAAACCACCCACTTTCCGAATAATATGCGTTTGATCGGTATACAACATCCCTCCTAGGCCCATTTTTCGGTTCTGAATGGGCGCCTCAGCCGAAAAAGCTGCCGTTAGAGGCGCATAGGGCAAGCTACTCCACTGCCGCTTAATATTGAGGTTCAAACTGCCCAAACCCTGGTCCCCCGTCCGCGCCGGATTATAGAGGTAGGGGTTGTAAATATAATGGCCAAATACCGGCAATTGCTGCGCCTCAGCCGTTTGCAGCCCCAAGGCTAGCAGTAGCGAAAGACCTAATTTATAAATTCCTTTCATCTATATTTAGATTTCTATTGTCCTTTGAAATATTGTTTTTTGGGGCCTCCTGCCTGCGGCAGGCGCTACGTTTCGGGGCTCGCTGTTCGCTCGGCCCTGCGGCGCAAAGCGCCTTGGTCTGCGGCTGCGCCGCCCCCCTTCACATCGCTAGGCCTGCGGCCCTTCGGGCCTGCAAAACCGCTAAAGATAGAAGCGGCCGTCAGGCCGAACGGCCTAGCGATGGGGAGCAGTGGCGCAAAGCGCCAGACCGAGCCAGCGAAGCTGGCGATGGGCCGAGCGAACAGCGAGCTGCGGACCGTAGCGCCTGCAGCCCCAATATAAAGGGCTGCAGGAGGCCCAAAAAACAAAAATTAACGCTTAATGGTAACGGCTCCAGTAAACTCCTTAAAGTTGGCTTGGATCACATAATAATAGGTGCCTTCTGGCAGTTTTTGGCCCGTTTTATAGTGCGTGCCATCCCAATCATTATTGTAAGCCGTAGAGCGGAAGACCTCTAGCCCTCCACGAGAAAAGACCTGAATGGTATAAGGCTCAAAATTTTGGAGAAAATCAATCCGCCAATAATCGTTGATTCCATCCTCATTGGGTGTAAAGAGATCGACAATGAGCAAATCGGTACGGGGAGTCACCTCAACATTTACCGTTTCGGTAAGTGCACAACCAATCGCATCCTGAATGCTCACTTCATAGCTATATTGCCCAACAGGCGCTCCAGAAAAAATGGGCGTAGGCGTGGCATTAGAGCTGAGATAATCGGCGGGGCTCCATTCGTAAATTACGCCACCAGTAGCGTACAATTGTAGGCTTTCGCCCTCTTCAATCGTTGTATCGGCCATAATGCTGACATTGGGCAAGCTATTCACGGCTACCTCTACATCTAGCGAGCTGCTACAATTGCCCACGGCCACCAAAACGCTGTATTGTCCAGCCTCATCGGCCGTAGCGGCGGTAATTTCGGGAGCGCGATCGTTGGAACTAAAGCCATTGGGCCCCGTCCAGCTATAGCTAGCATTAAGGACCGCAGGCACCGACAACTGAATACTTTCGCCCATACAAATGGGGCTATTGCTAAAGGCCATTCCGGGCTCTGGCAAGCGGTTAATTTGGACCAAAGTGGCCAAAGGCGCTGATTGGCAGCCCGTGTTATTGTCTGTCACTTGCACCGTATAAAACCCTTGATGGTTGATCTCCGTCACGGCTGGGATACTGATTGTAGCTTGGTTAGCAGTAAAGCCGTTGGGGCCGGTCCAAGCATAGGTCCAGCCAGCTTGTATATTCACGCCCAAGTTTAGGGTTTCATTTTCACAAAGGGGAGCATTACTACTAATTGGCCCCATCAGTTGAGGTGCGGCCAAAACCTGTACCTCTGTAGAATCAAAGGCCGAAGCGCAGCCGCCCACAAAAGCCTGAACATAATAGAAACCTGCATCGGCTGGGCTCAGGTCCGTCAATTGGATAGTTTGATTGCTCGATACAAAACCATTGGGACCGCTCCAGCTATAGGTAGCGCCAGGGCTACTATTTGCTTGTAAAAAGGCTTCTTCCCCTTGGCAAACCGGGCTATCATTAAAGGCCGTGGGGGCCGCGGGACTCGCCTGTACATTGGCCAAAACTGCTGTGGGGGCAGAGCTACAGCCCAAACGCTCCTCACGAACAAAGAAATTGTAATTGCCTGCAGACAAAGCGCCCGCATTATAGCTAGCACTGCTGTTTCCAGCACTCATGCTAAAGCGGTTAATCTCCGTTTGGTTATTATCATAGAACACCAAATCCCCTGAGCCTGAACCCAAAGCGGTAAGCATCAAATCATCGCCTTCACAAATAGTCGCTGCAGAAGCAGCGGGGGCCAAAGGCAAAGGACTCACAATAGCCGTTACAGGCATAAATGCAGAAGCGCAGCCATTGGCATTCACCGCCTGCATATAATAAGTAGTGGCTTGTTGCAAATTGGCGGTTGTATAGCTATTGCCTAAGGCCAACAACATAGTTCCAGCAGCATCGGCATACCAAGAAATGGCTCCGGTTCCCGTTGCATTGAAAGTAGCGCTTTCCCCTTGGCAAATGGTTACATTTGTTGCGCTAGGCGCAGCGGGTGGCGCATTTACAGTAACTAAAGCCGCTGCGGACAAAGAAGTACAGCCATTGGCATTAGTTTCTACAGCATAAAAGCTAGTATTACTAGTCAATGCGGGAGTATTGTAGCTATTTCCTGCGCCAACTTGGTTAGTCAAAGCAGCATCGGCATACCAACTAATGTTGTTGCCTGCAGCGGAAATAGTAGCCATTTCTCCAGCGCAGATTGTGGCCCCTGTGGTAGCTGGACTAGCTGGCAAAGCGTTTACCGCCAAACCAACGACCTGTAAAGGAGAGGTACAAACGCCATTATCTTCAGCTACATAGAAGCTATAATTGCCGACAGCAAAAAGACCAGCATTTAGACTTTGGGTTGCATTTCCAGCGCTCATCGTTTGGCGACCAATTTCTGTTTGGCTGGCATCATAGAAAACCAGATCGCCAGTTCCTGAACCAGTAGCTGATAAAATCACATCAGCTCCATCACAAACATCTTGAGCACTTACGGATGGCGTTGAAGGGCGAGCATTTACCATTACTGTTACGGCAGTCAATGGACCTTCACAAGCTTGGGCTGAGCTAGAGGTCTCCCCTACATAATATGTAGTGTTTTGGTTGAGCGCAGCTGTTGTAAAGCTGTTTCCCGTAGCCACTAAGCTGGCTCCGGCAGGATCTGCATACCAATTTAGAGTACCTGTTCCGCCTGTGGCGCTTAGGGTAGCAGTTTCTCCAACGCAAATGCTCGTACCGCTAGCGATAACTGCTGCAGGTAAGGCTTCTACGGCAACAGTAGCCGTAGCGGGCAGAGAAATACAGCCTTGGGTTGAAGTTGTTACTGCAAAATAATCAGTAGCGGTATTTAAGATTGGCGTACTATAGTTATTGCCAGCTCCAACTTGGTTAGTCAAAGCAGCATCGGCATACCAAGCGATGCTATTTCCTGTAGCGTTTACCGTAGTACTTTGGCCCTCACAGATGCTAGCGCCTATAGTAGCGGGGCTAGCTGGCAAAGCGTTTACCGCCAAACCAACGACCTGTAAAGGAGAGGTACAAACGCCATCATCTTCAGCTACATAGAAGCTATAATTGCCGACAGCAAAAAGACCAGCATTTAGACTTTGGGTTGCATTTCCAGCGCTCATCGTTTGGCGGCCAATTTCTGTTTGGCTGGCATCATAGAAAACCAGATCGCCAGTTCCTGAACCAGTGGCCGATAAAATCACATCAGCTCCATCACAAACATCTTGAGCACTTACAGAAGGAGTTGAAGGTCGGGCATCTACCGTTACCGTTACGGCAGTCAATGGACCTTCACAAGCTTGGGCTGAGCTAGAGGTCTCCCCCACATAATATGTAGTGTTTTGGTTGAGCGCAGCTGTTGTAAAGCTGTTTCCCGTAGCCACTAAGCTGGCTCCGGCGGGATCTGCATACCAATTTAGGGTACCTGTTCCGCCTGTAGCACTTAGGGTGGCAGTTTCTCCAGCGCAAATGCTTGTGCCGCTAGCGATAACTGCTGCAGGTAAGGCTTCTACGGCAACAGTAGCCGTAGCGGGCAGAGAAATACAGCCCTGGGTTGAAGTTGTTACTGCAAAATAATTCGTAGCGGTGTTTAAAATCGGTGTGTTATAGTTATTGCCAGCTCCAACTTGGTTAGTCAAAGCAGCATCGGCATACCAAGCGATGCTATTTCCTGTAGCGTTTACCGTAGTACTTTGGCCCTCACAGATGCTAGCGCCTGTAGTAGCGGGGCTAGCGGGTAGGGCATTTAGCGTAACGGCAATAAGCCGAAGAGGAGAACGGCAGTTTCCATTATCTTCTGCCACATAATAGGTATAAGCTCCAGCAGCTAATGCGCCTAGGTTATGACTAGCATTAGGACTAGCAAAGCTCATTGTTTGGCGAGCTAATTCATTTTGACTGGCGTCATAGAATACTAAATCTCCAGTACCTGAGCCAGTAGCCGTTAGAATAGCATCTTCGCCTTCACAGAGAGATACATCTGAGGCTGCAGCTTGAGCGGGTAAAGGTTCTACTTGCACAGAAACAGAGGTAATTCCGCCAGGGCAGCTAGCAGCTCCTTCACTAACATAGAAAACTGTATTTTGGCTAAGTGGGTCTGTAATATAGGTATCTACAGGACCAGGGCCTGTTTGCAAAAGGATTTGGCCCAAGGGGTCTTCATACCAGCTTAGCATTCCCCCATTTACTGCCTCTGCAGAAATACTTGCGGTTTCCCCTGCACAAATATTATCACCTGTTGCTAAAGGAGCTGGAGCAGCATCTCTAACCGTAAAGTCGAAGTAATTGGGAGCGGACCAGCCACAGCATTCAGTACGGACCCGAAGGCGAACACTATAATTGGTTACCGTTCCTAAGCTTGGCGGCATCCAACTAGCAACCTGAGTAGTAAAAGCGGCTACAGGAGTATTCACATTTGTTCCCGCTTCAAAAATAATCCATTGATATTCTACCCCTAGAGCTGAACTACTCATAAAGAAAGTTTCTCCTTCACAAAGATCGGTCAGCATAGAGGCTGCAAAAGCGGGTAAAGCTCGGTTGGTATTCATTTGGACCATGGCATCGTAAGCGGTGCCATTAAGGCCAGTACTTTGTGGACCTGTAGCGGTATAGCTAATAATTGCTGTAGCTGAGCTATTATCATAGCTAGAAGTTGTGCTATTTAGGTCATTGATAAAGCTAGCCCCTGCGGGTAAAGACCAGCTTCCTCCATCTTTAGTAATTAAGATTTCGGAATTGGTACAACCTTCTAGAGGTTGGGCAGTAATAATTTGGGTAATTCCAGCCGAACTAGTTGCCGTAAGAGCGCTTCCATTGACGCTGCGGACCGTCTCAGAACGTCCATCAGCTCCATCACCACCACGGCCGCCATTTCCACCATCACCACCACGGCCACCGAGACCACCCGCTCCAACTTCACAAGTAGAGCAGCCTAATAGGCCACCATTAGAGCCGCCAAGCAAACCGCCAGCACCACCATTGCCGCCAATACCTGCTGCGCCACCAGTTCCACCAGTAGCAGCAGCAGCGGGATTTAAGATTAGATTATTACTAGAGCCTGTACTTGCATAAGCATAGAGGGCGAAAGAGCTACCAGATCCCCAGCCACCAGTTCCACCTAGGGCACCTTGGCCGCCGCCACCGCCGCCGCCACCAGCGCCACCAGTACCATCTGTACAGAAGAAACAACCTTGACCGCCGCCGCCGCCACCGCCGCCGCCGCCGCCGCCACCAGTACCAGCAGTACCAGTAGCTCCTTGGCCAGCGGGCAGCCAGAAGAGGTCAAAAGTATTAGAGATAGGCGAAGCTGCGCCATTAGTTCCATTGGCTCCATTTTGGCCAGGAGCTCCTGACTGGGCATTCACCTGGCTACAAGTTCCATCTCCGTTTGTGGTATTAAAACCAATGGATCCAGCCCCAAAAGCGCCACCAGCTCCACCGCCACCAGCGGCACCTGAGCCACCAGCAGCGCCTCGATTATCTTCTGCACCACCAGTTCCACCAGAGCCACCGCCGCCACCGTTTCGGCCAGTGGCTGCGGTGCCATTACTTCCTGCTTGTCCCGAGTTTCGGCAACTTAAATCATTATTTGCGGGGGCGCCAGCAGCGCCGCCGCCGCCAGAACCGCCATTTCCACCTCGGTTCGTGGCACAATCATCATTACATTGGGCCTGACTTCCTGTGCCACCTGCAACACCTGGCGAGCCTGCTGCACCAGCAGCGCCATTTGTTCCGCGGCTAGCTTGGCCTGTATTCATGGTTACCCTTTCGATCTGCCAGTTATTGGCATTGCGGAAATAGAAGCCATAGACAGA
This window contains:
- a CDS encoding Ig-like domain-containing protein; its protein translation is MQKITTLGLLILGSLFFSSLLSAQCAYIYVDPAGTSLGDGSEANPMDLQTALNEACLQNRTHIRLLAGTYNLTDKIVIDCDALIIDGDWEILNGVGRKNSSLATTININSSLETAPYDGASGTVVGYYIGIEAINFNDFQILDIDVNVKNGGASGSVSGTTGNRGRSVYGFYFRNANNWQIERVTMNTGQASRGTNGAAGAAGSPGVAGGTGSQAQCNDDCATNRGGNGGSGGGGAAGAPANNDLSCRNSGQAGSNGTAATGRNGGGGGSGGTGGAEDNRGAAGGSGAAGGGGAGGAFGAGSIGFNTTNGDGTCSQVNAQSGAPGQNGANGTNGAASPISNTFDLFWLPAGQGATGTAGTGGGGGGGGGGGGGQGCFFCTDGTGGAGGGGGGGGQGALGGTGGWGSGSSFALYAYASTGSSNNLILNPAAAATGGTGGAAGIGGNGGAGGLLGGSNGGLLGCSTCEVGAGGLGGRGGDGGNGGRGGDGADGRSETVRSVNGSALTATSSAGITQIITAQPLEGCTNSEILITKDGGSWSLPAGASFINDLNSTTSSYDNSSATAIISYTATGPQSTGLNGTAYDAMVQMNTNRALPAFAASMLTDLCEGETFFMSSSALGVEYQWIIFEAGTNVNTPVAAFTTQVASWMPPSLGTVTNYSVRLRVRTECCGWSAPNYFDFTVRDAAPAPLATGDNICAGETASISAEAVNGGMLSWYEDPLGQILLQTGPGPVDTYITDPLSQNTVFYVSEGAASCPGGITSVSVQVEPLPAQAAASDVSLCEGEDAILTATGSGTGDLVFYDASQNELARQTMSFASPNASHNLGALAAGAYTYYVAEDNGNCRSPLRLIAVTLNALPASPATTGASICEGQSTTVNATGNSIAWYADAALTNQVGAGNNYNTPILNTATNYFAVTTSTQGCISLPATATVAVEALPAAVIASGTSICAGETATLSATGGTGTLNWYADPAGASLVATGNSFTTAALNQNTTYYVGETSSSAQACEGPLTAVTVTVDARPSTPSVSAQDVCDGADVILSATGSGTGDLVFYDASQTEIGRQTMSAGNATQSLNAGLFAVGNYSFYVAEDDGVCTSPLQVVGLAVNALPASPATIGASICEGQSTTVNATGNSIAWYADAALTNQVGAGNNYSTPILNTATDYFAVTTSTQGCISLPATATVAVEALPAAVIASGTSICVGETATLSATGGTGTLNWYADPAGASLVATGNSFTTAALNQNTTYYVGETSSSAQACEGPLTAVTVMVNARPSTPSVSAQDVCDGADVILSATGSGTGDLVFYDASQTEIGRQTMSAGNATQSLNAGLFAVGNYSFYVAEDNGVCTSPLQVVGLAVNALPASPATTGATICAGEMATISAAGNNISWYADAALTNQVGAGNSYNTPALTSNTSFYAVETNANGCTSLSAAALVTVNAPPAAPSATNVTICQGESATFNATGTGAISWYADAAGTMLLALGNSYTTANLQQATTYYMQAVNANGCASAFMPVTAIVSPLPLAPAASAATICEGDDLMLTALGSGSGDLVFYDNNQTEINRFSMSAGNSSASYNAGALSAGNYNFFVREERLGCSSAPTAVLANVQASPAAPTAFNDSPVCQGEEAFLQANSSPGATYSWSGPNGFVSSNQTIQLTDLSPADAGFYYVQAFVGGCASAFDSTEVQVLAAPQLMGPISSNAPLCENETLNLGVNIQAGWTYAWTGPNGFTANQATISIPAVTEINHQGFYTVQVTDNNTGCQSAPLATLVQINRLPEPGMAFSNSPICMGESIQLSVPAVLNASYSWTGPNGFSSNDRAPEITAATADEAGQYSVLVAVGNCSSSLDVEVAVNSLPNVSIMADTTIEEGESLQLYATGGVIYEWSPADYLSSNATPTPIFSGAPVGQYSYEVSIQDAIGCALTETVNVEVTPRTDLLIVDLFTPNEDGINDYWRIDFLQNFEPYTIQVFSRGGLEVFRSTAYNNDWDGTHYKTGQKLPEGTYYYVIQANFKEFTGAVTIKR
- a CDS encoding PorP/SprF family type IX secretion system membrane protein, yielding MKGIYKLGLSLLLALGLQTAEAQQLPVFGHYIYNPYLYNPARTGDQGLGSLNLNIKRQWSSLPYAPLTAAFSAEAPIQNRKMGLGGMLYTDQTHIIRKVGGLASYAYHIPFSEDASHGLSAGLSVGLVNQRFDFQSADVENENDPEILGDQAQGTAFDFNMGLNYRWKKLNVGLSMLQGLNNQIRFLDALEKEVRYVNTRHFMASAGYEFALGEEKKFFVRPVVMTRIVPGLPVQLEGNLLFGWKQLLWGGFAYRSSNNETATSAIIATLGVNVQKQMFFAYSFEMGADGNLNNALGNQHEFMLAYRFKERKQKNEKLESEIEKMKSRELDMMERMDQQQKGLDSLRQAQAESEAQQAADKAAMQEQLKQQASLLADQQKVMAKNKKDIEELRQAIKEQPMMYDKVGSIYFKQGQAQLTGEEKAKLEALKQVFVEKPKAMLYLFGNASTDGDPAKNLQLSNERCIVVRKYLIKLGLDPMRIMVLPMGEDNSLEGDEQKINPNDRRVDLILSE